One window from the genome of Molothrus ater isolate BHLD 08-10-18 breed brown headed cowbird chromosome 5, BPBGC_Mater_1.1, whole genome shotgun sequence encodes:
- the KIN gene encoding DNA/RNA-binding protein KIN17 isoform X2 has protein sequence MGKSDFLSPKAIANRIKSKGLQKLRWYCQMCQKQCRDENGFKCHCMSESHQRQLLLASENPQQFMDYFSEEFRNDFLELLRRRFGTKRVHNNIVYNEYISHREHIHMNATQWETLTDFTKWLGREGLCKVDETPKGWYIQYIDRDPETIRRQQEQERKKKQDLDDEEKTAKFIEQQVRRGLEGKELEMPVYTELNRENEEEKVTFNLNKGASTSVAASSKTSVLGQNALKMVEGAVKRKEVAHSSGQSKEKKKKSALDEIMELEEEKKRTSRRDYWLQPEIIVKIVTKKLGEKYHKKKAVVKEVIDKYTAVVKVIDSGDKLKLDQTHLETVIPAPGKKVMVLNGGYRGNEGILESINEKKFSVTITIDSGPLKGRRVEDIQYEDVSKLA, from the exons ATGGGCAAGTCGGATTTCCTCAGCCCCAAGGCCATCGCCAACCGCATCAAGTCCAAGGGGCTGCAGAAGCTGCGCTGGTACTGCCAGATGTGCCAGAAGCAGTGCCGCGATGAG AATGGCTTCAAGTGTCATTGCATGTCTGAGTCCCACCAGAGGCAGTTGCTGCTGGCTTCTGAAAATCCTCAGCAATTCATGGATTACTTCTCTGA ggAATTCCGAAATGATTTCCTAGAATTACTCAGGAGGCGATTTG gaACAAAGAGAGTGCACAATAATATTGTGTACAATGAGTACATCAGCCATCGAGAGCACATCCACATGAATGCCACACAGTGGGAGACACTGACTGATTTTACAAAATGGCTGGGGAGAGAAG GTCTTTGCAAGGTTGATGAGACCCCTAAGGGCTGGTACATTCAGTACATCGACAGGGACCCAGAGACCATTCGCAGGCAGCAAGAgcaagagaggaagaagaaacaggaCCTTGATGATGAGGAAAAGACTGCTAAATTCATTGAGCAGCAAGTTAGAAGAGGTTTGGAGGGGAAAGAACTG GAAATGCCAGTCTATACTGAACTGAATAGAGAAAACGAGGAAGAAAAAG ttacatttaatttaaacaaaggAGCAAGTACTTCAGTCGCAGCATCTTCTAAAACAAG TGTCCTTGGACAGAATGCACTGAAGATGGTGGAGGGGGcagttaaaagaaaagaagtagcTCATAGCTCTGGTCAgtccaaagagaaaaagaagaaatctgcaCTGGATGAGATCATGGAG CttgaagaggagaagaaaagaacatCTCGAAGAGACTACTGGTTACAGCCT gaaattattgtaaaaatTGTAACAAAAAAGCTTGGAGAGAAATACCACAAGAAGAAGGCAGTTGTTAAG GAAGTGATTGACAAATACACAGCAGTTGTGAAGGTGATTGACTCTGGGGACAAGCTGAAGCTTGATCAGACACATCTAGAAACTGTAATACCAGCACCAG gcaaGAAAGTGATGGTATTAAATGGTGGGTACAGGGGAAATGAAGGCATTTTGGAATCCATCAATGAGAAGAAGTTTTCAGTGACAATAACCATTGACTCA GGACCTTTAAAAGGACGCAGAGTTGAAGATATCCAGTATGAAGATGTTTCCAAACTTGCCTGA
- the KIN gene encoding DNA/RNA-binding protein KIN17 isoform X3, which yields MGKSDFLSPKAIANRIKSKGLQKLRWYCQMCQKQCRDENGFKCHCMSESHQRQLLLASENPQQFMDYFSEEFRNDFLELLRRRFGTKRVHNNIVYNEYISHREHIHMNATQWETLTDFTKWLGREGLCKVDETPKGWYIQYIDRDPETIRRQQEQERKKKQDLDDEEKTAKFIEQQVRRGLEGKELEMPVYTELNRENEEEKVTFNLNKGASTSVAASSKTSSVLGQNALKMVEGAVKRKEVAHSSGQSKEKKKKSALDEIMELEEEKKRTSRRDYWLQPEVIDKYTAVVKVIDSGDKLKLDQTHLETVIPAPGKKVMVLNGGYRGNEGILESINEKKFSVTITIDSGPLKGRRVEDIQYEDVSKLA from the exons ATGGGCAAGTCGGATTTCCTCAGCCCCAAGGCCATCGCCAACCGCATCAAGTCCAAGGGGCTGCAGAAGCTGCGCTGGTACTGCCAGATGTGCCAGAAGCAGTGCCGCGATGAG AATGGCTTCAAGTGTCATTGCATGTCTGAGTCCCACCAGAGGCAGTTGCTGCTGGCTTCTGAAAATCCTCAGCAATTCATGGATTACTTCTCTGA ggAATTCCGAAATGATTTCCTAGAATTACTCAGGAGGCGATTTG gaACAAAGAGAGTGCACAATAATATTGTGTACAATGAGTACATCAGCCATCGAGAGCACATCCACATGAATGCCACACAGTGGGAGACACTGACTGATTTTACAAAATGGCTGGGGAGAGAAG GTCTTTGCAAGGTTGATGAGACCCCTAAGGGCTGGTACATTCAGTACATCGACAGGGACCCAGAGACCATTCGCAGGCAGCAAGAgcaagagaggaagaagaaacaggaCCTTGATGATGAGGAAAAGACTGCTAAATTCATTGAGCAGCAAGTTAGAAGAGGTTTGGAGGGGAAAGAACTG GAAATGCCAGTCTATACTGAACTGAATAGAGAAAACGAGGAAGAAAAAG ttacatttaatttaaacaaaggAGCAAGTACTTCAGTCGCAGCATCTTCTAAAACAAG CAGTGTCCTTGGACAGAATGCACTGAAGATGGTGGAGGGGGcagttaaaagaaaagaagtagcTCATAGCTCTGGTCAgtccaaagagaaaaagaagaaatctgcaCTGGATGAGATCATGGAG CttgaagaggagaagaaaagaacatCTCGAAGAGACTACTGGTTACAGCCT GAAGTGATTGACAAATACACAGCAGTTGTGAAGGTGATTGACTCTGGGGACAAGCTGAAGCTTGATCAGACACATCTAGAAACTGTAATACCAGCACCAG gcaaGAAAGTGATGGTATTAAATGGTGGGTACAGGGGAAATGAAGGCATTTTGGAATCCATCAATGAGAAGAAGTTTTCAGTGACAATAACCATTGACTCA GGACCTTTAAAAGGACGCAGAGTTGAAGATATCCAGTATGAAGATGTTTCCAAACTTGCCTGA
- the ATP5F1C gene encoding ATP synthase subunit gamma, mitochondrial isoform X2, with amino-acid sequence MFARGAAVVLVQPQWGQVRNMATLKDITRRLKSIKNIQKITKSMKMVSAAKYARAERELKPARVYGTGALSLYEKAEIKAPEDKKKHLLIGVSSDRGLCGAIHTSIAKTLKNEITNLSNAGKEVMVVGVGDKIRGLLQRTHGNYFLLTFKEVGRRPPSFGDASAIALELLNSGYEFDEGSVIYNRFRSVISYKTDEKPIFSFETVAGSESLSIYDDIDADVLRNYQEFTLANILYYSLKESTTSEQSARMTAMDNASKNASEMIDKLTLTFNRTRQAVITKELIEIISGAAAL; translated from the exons ATGTTCGCCCGGGGCGCCGCGGTCGTGCTGGTCCAGCCGCAATG GGGCCAAGTCAGGAATATGGCAACGCTAAAAGACA TCACCAGGCGTTTAAAGTCCATCAAGAACATCCAGAAGATCACCAAGTCCATGAAGATGGTTTCTGCAGCCAAATATGCAAGagctgagagggagctgaagccTGCAAGGGTCTATGGAacaggagctctgt ctctttatgagaaagcagaaataaaggCACCTGAGGACAAGAAGAAGCACCTCCTCATTGGTGTGTCCTCTGACCGAGGCCTGTGTGGTGCTATCCATACATCTATTGCTAAAACCCTGAAGAATGAGATTACCAACCTCTCAAATGCAGGGAAAGAGGTTATGGTGGTTGGAGTAGGTGACAAGATCAGAGGCCTGCTTCAAAG GACACATGGCAACTATTTCCTGCTGACATTCAAAGAGGTGGGACGGAGACCTCCAAGCTTTGGAGATGCTTCAGCCATTGCTTTAGAGCTGTTAAACTCTGGGTATGAATTTGATGAAGGCTCTGTCATCTACAATCGGTTCAG GTCTGTCATTTCTTACAAGACTGATGAAAAACCAATCTTCTCCTTTGAAACTGTGGCTGGCTCTG AAAGCCTGAGTATCTATGATGATATTGATGCTGATGTGCTGAGGAACTACCAGGAGTTCACGCTAGCAAACATTCTGTACTACTCCCTGAAGGAATCCACCACCAGCGAGCAGAGTGCCAGGATGACTGCCATGGACAACGCCAGCAAGAATGCTT CTGAGATGATTGACAAGCTGACCTTGACCTTCAACCGCACCCGTCAAGCCGTCATCACCAAGGAGCTCATTGAGATCatctctggtgctgctgctct ATGA
- the ATP5F1C gene encoding ATP synthase subunit gamma, mitochondrial isoform X1, protein MFARGAAVVLVQPQWGQVRNMATLKDITRRLKSIKNIQKITKSMKMVSAAKYARAERELKPARVYGTGALSLYEKAEIKAPEDKKKHLLIGVSSDRGLCGAIHTSIAKTLKNEITNLSNAGKEVMVVGVGDKIRGLLQRTHGNYFLLTFKEVGRRPPSFGDASAIALELLNSGYEFDEGSVIYNRFRSVISYKTDEKPIFSFETVAGSESLSIYDDIDADVLRNYQEFTLANILYYSLKESTTSEQSARMTAMDNASKNASEMIDKLTLTFNRTRQAVITKELIEIISGAAALD, encoded by the exons ATGTTCGCCCGGGGCGCCGCGGTCGTGCTGGTCCAGCCGCAATG GGGCCAAGTCAGGAATATGGCAACGCTAAAAGACA TCACCAGGCGTTTAAAGTCCATCAAGAACATCCAGAAGATCACCAAGTCCATGAAGATGGTTTCTGCAGCCAAATATGCAAGagctgagagggagctgaagccTGCAAGGGTCTATGGAacaggagctctgt ctctttatgagaaagcagaaataaaggCACCTGAGGACAAGAAGAAGCACCTCCTCATTGGTGTGTCCTCTGACCGAGGCCTGTGTGGTGCTATCCATACATCTATTGCTAAAACCCTGAAGAATGAGATTACCAACCTCTCAAATGCAGGGAAAGAGGTTATGGTGGTTGGAGTAGGTGACAAGATCAGAGGCCTGCTTCAAAG GACACATGGCAACTATTTCCTGCTGACATTCAAAGAGGTGGGACGGAGACCTCCAAGCTTTGGAGATGCTTCAGCCATTGCTTTAGAGCTGTTAAACTCTGGGTATGAATTTGATGAAGGCTCTGTCATCTACAATCGGTTCAG GTCTGTCATTTCTTACAAGACTGATGAAAAACCAATCTTCTCCTTTGAAACTGTGGCTGGCTCTG AAAGCCTGAGTATCTATGATGATATTGATGCTGATGTGCTGAGGAACTACCAGGAGTTCACGCTAGCAAACATTCTGTACTACTCCCTGAAGGAATCCACCACCAGCGAGCAGAGTGCCAGGATGACTGCCATGGACAACGCCAGCAAGAATGCTT CTGAGATGATTGACAAGCTGACCTTGACCTTCAACCGCACCCGTCAAGCCGTCATCACCAAGGAGCTCATTGAGATCatctctggtgctgctgctct GGATTAA
- the ATP5F1C gene encoding ATP synthase subunit gamma, mitochondrial isoform X3, producing MFARGAAVVLVQPQWGQVRNMATLKDITRRLKSIKNIQKITKSMKMVSAAKYARAERELKPARVYGTGALSLYEKAEIKAPEDKKKHLLIGVSSDRGLCGAIHTSIAKTLKNEITNLSNAGKEVMVVGVGDKIRGLLQRTHGNYFLLTFKEVGRRPPSFGDASAIALELLNSGYEFDEGSVIYNRFRSVISYKTDEKPIFSFETVAGSESLSIYDDIDADVLRNYQEFTLANILYYSLKESTTSEQSARMTAMDNASKNASEMIDKLTLTFNRTRQAVITKELIEIISGAAAL from the exons ATGTTCGCCCGGGGCGCCGCGGTCGTGCTGGTCCAGCCGCAATG GGGCCAAGTCAGGAATATGGCAACGCTAAAAGACA TCACCAGGCGTTTAAAGTCCATCAAGAACATCCAGAAGATCACCAAGTCCATGAAGATGGTTTCTGCAGCCAAATATGCAAGagctgagagggagctgaagccTGCAAGGGTCTATGGAacaggagctctgt ctctttatgagaaagcagaaataaaggCACCTGAGGACAAGAAGAAGCACCTCCTCATTGGTGTGTCCTCTGACCGAGGCCTGTGTGGTGCTATCCATACATCTATTGCTAAAACCCTGAAGAATGAGATTACCAACCTCTCAAATGCAGGGAAAGAGGTTATGGTGGTTGGAGTAGGTGACAAGATCAGAGGCCTGCTTCAAAG GACACATGGCAACTATTTCCTGCTGACATTCAAAGAGGTGGGACGGAGACCTCCAAGCTTTGGAGATGCTTCAGCCATTGCTTTAGAGCTGTTAAACTCTGGGTATGAATTTGATGAAGGCTCTGTCATCTACAATCGGTTCAG GTCTGTCATTTCTTACAAGACTGATGAAAAACCAATCTTCTCCTTTGAAACTGTGGCTGGCTCTG AAAGCCTGAGTATCTATGATGATATTGATGCTGATGTGCTGAGGAACTACCAGGAGTTCACGCTAGCAAACATTCTGTACTACTCCCTGAAGGAATCCACCACCAGCGAGCAGAGTGCCAGGATGACTGCCATGGACAACGCCAGCAAGAATGCTT CTGAGATGATTGACAAGCTGACCTTGACCTTCAACCGCACCCGTCAAGCCGTCATCACCAAGGAGCTCATTGAGATCatctctggtgctgctgctctgtga
- the KIN gene encoding DNA/RNA-binding protein KIN17 isoform X1 translates to MGKSDFLSPKAIANRIKSKGLQKLRWYCQMCQKQCRDENGFKCHCMSESHQRQLLLASENPQQFMDYFSEEFRNDFLELLRRRFGTKRVHNNIVYNEYISHREHIHMNATQWETLTDFTKWLGREGLCKVDETPKGWYIQYIDRDPETIRRQQEQERKKKQDLDDEEKTAKFIEQQVRRGLEGKELEMPVYTELNRENEEEKVTFNLNKGASTSVAASSKTSSVLGQNALKMVEGAVKRKEVAHSSGQSKEKKKKSALDEIMELEEEKKRTSRRDYWLQPEIIVKIVTKKLGEKYHKKKAVVKEVIDKYTAVVKVIDSGDKLKLDQTHLETVIPAPGKKVMVLNGGYRGNEGILESINEKKFSVTITIDSGPLKGRRVEDIQYEDVSKLA, encoded by the exons ATGGGCAAGTCGGATTTCCTCAGCCCCAAGGCCATCGCCAACCGCATCAAGTCCAAGGGGCTGCAGAAGCTGCGCTGGTACTGCCAGATGTGCCAGAAGCAGTGCCGCGATGAG AATGGCTTCAAGTGTCATTGCATGTCTGAGTCCCACCAGAGGCAGTTGCTGCTGGCTTCTGAAAATCCTCAGCAATTCATGGATTACTTCTCTGA ggAATTCCGAAATGATTTCCTAGAATTACTCAGGAGGCGATTTG gaACAAAGAGAGTGCACAATAATATTGTGTACAATGAGTACATCAGCCATCGAGAGCACATCCACATGAATGCCACACAGTGGGAGACACTGACTGATTTTACAAAATGGCTGGGGAGAGAAG GTCTTTGCAAGGTTGATGAGACCCCTAAGGGCTGGTACATTCAGTACATCGACAGGGACCCAGAGACCATTCGCAGGCAGCAAGAgcaagagaggaagaagaaacaggaCCTTGATGATGAGGAAAAGACTGCTAAATTCATTGAGCAGCAAGTTAGAAGAGGTTTGGAGGGGAAAGAACTG GAAATGCCAGTCTATACTGAACTGAATAGAGAAAACGAGGAAGAAAAAG ttacatttaatttaaacaaaggAGCAAGTACTTCAGTCGCAGCATCTTCTAAAACAAG CAGTGTCCTTGGACAGAATGCACTGAAGATGGTGGAGGGGGcagttaaaagaaaagaagtagcTCATAGCTCTGGTCAgtccaaagagaaaaagaagaaatctgcaCTGGATGAGATCATGGAG CttgaagaggagaagaaaagaacatCTCGAAGAGACTACTGGTTACAGCCT gaaattattgtaaaaatTGTAACAAAAAAGCTTGGAGAGAAATACCACAAGAAGAAGGCAGTTGTTAAG GAAGTGATTGACAAATACACAGCAGTTGTGAAGGTGATTGACTCTGGGGACAAGCTGAAGCTTGATCAGACACATCTAGAAACTGTAATACCAGCACCAG gcaaGAAAGTGATGGTATTAAATGGTGGGTACAGGGGAAATGAAGGCATTTTGGAATCCATCAATGAGAAGAAGTTTTCAGTGACAATAACCATTGACTCA GGACCTTTAAAAGGACGCAGAGTTGAAGATATCCAGTATGAAGATGTTTCCAAACTTGCCTGA